In Planctomycetota bacterium, one DNA window encodes the following:
- a CDS encoding AI-2E family transporter produces MARIISLAVILGLVAVFGLLSLRVMSSFLLPLLLAAMLVVIFGPLHRWLRDRFTCSDWVAAVATTVFVLVLVFVPLVLLVVRAGGDAVTMLKSPGGPKLDQAVLDGLIASVNDATGLHVTSEEVNGELRRLAEDWIGPIAAGAPVKMVKLIIGLVVTIFSFFYFLADGRRMLAAVTRLIPLDAHYQWQLLEEFEEVSRAVVSSTLLAAIVQAILAGIGFYVAGLKGVFLLTLLTFFGALVPFVGAASVWGTASLYLLFFVKHTWAAVGLALWGLLVVSTIDNLIKPIVLHGQSKLHPLLALLSVLGGVGALGPIGIFVGPIAVAFLQAALTMLQVELDTLSRDTPGDSAGPGGENRVRTAVAQTAVERVKSS; encoded by the coding sequence ATGGCGCGCATCATCTCCCTGGCAGTGATCCTCGGCCTCGTCGCCGTGTTCGGGCTGCTGTCGCTGCGGGTGATGTCGAGCTTTCTCCTGCCGCTGCTGCTGGCGGCGATGCTGGTGGTGATCTTCGGGCCGCTCCACCGCTGGCTCCGCGACCGGTTCACCTGCAGCGATTGGGTGGCGGCCGTGGCGACGACCGTGTTCGTGCTGGTGCTGGTGTTCGTGCCGCTGGTGCTCCTCGTCGTCCGCGCCGGTGGCGACGCGGTGACGATGCTCAAGAGCCCCGGTGGACCGAAGCTCGACCAGGCGGTCCTCGACGGCCTGATCGCGTCGGTCAACGACGCCACCGGCCTGCATGTCACCTCGGAGGAGGTCAATGGCGAGCTCCGTCGGCTCGCCGAGGATTGGATCGGGCCGATCGCCGCCGGCGCTCCGGTGAAGATGGTGAAGCTGATCATCGGACTGGTGGTGACGATCTTCAGCTTCTTCTACTTCCTCGCCGACGGACGCCGGATGCTGGCGGCCGTCACCCGGTTGATCCCCCTCGACGCCCATTACCAGTGGCAGCTCCTCGAGGAGTTCGAGGAGGTCAGCCGGGCGGTGGTCAGCTCGACCCTCCTGGCCGCGATCGTCCAGGCGATCCTGGCGGGGATCGGCTTCTACGTCGCCGGTTTGAAGGGGGTGTTCCTCCTCACGCTGCTCACGTTCTTCGGCGCCCTGGTGCCGTTCGTCGGGGCGGCGAGCGTGTGGGGGACGGCGAGCTTGTACCTGCTGTTCTTCGTCAAGCACACGTGGGCCGCCGTCGGCCTGGCGTTGTGGGGCCTGTTGGTGGTGTCGACGATCGACAACCTCATCAAGCCGATCGTCCTCCACGGGCAGTCCAAGCTCCATCCGCTCCTCGCCCTGCTGAGCGTCCTCGGGGGGGTCGGCGCCCTGGGGCCGATCGGGATCTTCGTCGGGCCGATCGCCGTCGCCTTCCTTCAGGCGGCCCTGACGATGCTCCAGGTGGAACTGGACACCTTGTCCCGCGACACTCCCGGCGATAGCGCGGGCCCGGGGGGCGAAAACCGCGTCCGAACCGCGGTTGCACAAACCGCGGTGGAGAGGGTGAAATCCTCCTGA
- a CDS encoding glycosyltransferase family 2 protein encodes MATPDVSLVVPVRNEEGNIAPLVAEIRTALDGAGLAWEAWIVDDGSSDGSWGEITAAGAADPRVAGIRQPAGLGKSAALAAGFSRCRAERVVMLDGDGQDDPAEIPRLLARLDAGADLVNGWKHPRLDPWHKTLPSRVFNLLVGAVTGLWLHDHNCGLKAMHSAVAHGLPLDEPDMHRFIAAFAAAAGHRVVEEPVHHRPRLRGHSKYGVRRFFTGLVDLLRVAGRIRGRGLLVAPSPPPSAPAATRHAVAAVLVTVALGGAAGRIGAVSSVDRWGLEKRLVAEAVAKAKADGEAADPAAIRSRIEREKRLVRPFLSANDRSRWLTVRALVEQGTFAIDGLVGEPGWDTIDAVAHDDGSGRLRLYSSKPPLLGLLATVPYWILTRLTGWTLGDHPFEVGRMLLFPLALLPLAVTLVFTCRLVERLGTTDWGRIFAFALAACGTLLSTFVVAFTNHLPAAACTAASAWGVQRIRGDGVRAPGTFAATGLTAALAAAFDLPALAWTAAVLAVLAVSDLRKTLFAAVPAAAVVALAALAANHAAHGTPWPAYSHRGTAPAEAGGPDANWYDYAITLPSGKVLTSYWRDPKGVDRGEASAPWYAFHVLVGHHGIFSLTPAWLLVVPGLMLLAAPHRHARPSTLLAMAIGLVSAVVLAFYLTRPKIDRNYGGVVCCFRWALWLAPLWVAAVVPAADRLSRSRAGRALALTLLALSVLSVTYPTWNPWAPPWMQQWLIHGGWLPE; translated from the coding sequence ATGGCCACGCCGGACGTCTCGCTCGTCGTCCCGGTGCGCAACGAAGAGGGGAACATCGCCCCGCTGGTGGCGGAGATCCGGACGGCGCTCGACGGTGCCGGGCTCGCCTGGGAAGCCTGGATCGTCGACGACGGCTCGAGCGACGGATCGTGGGGGGAGATCACCGCCGCCGGCGCGGCCGACCCGCGCGTCGCCGGGATCCGCCAGCCTGCTGGCCTGGGCAAGTCGGCGGCGCTCGCCGCCGGCTTCTCCCGCTGCCGGGCGGAGCGGGTCGTGATGCTCGACGGCGACGGCCAGGACGACCCCGCCGAGATCCCCCGACTCCTGGCACGGCTCGACGCCGGCGCCGATCTGGTCAACGGCTGGAAGCACCCGCGGCTCGACCCCTGGCACAAGACCCTGCCGTCGCGCGTCTTCAACCTCCTCGTCGGCGCGGTCACCGGCCTGTGGCTCCACGATCACAACTGCGGCCTCAAAGCGATGCATTCGGCGGTGGCCCACGGGCTGCCGCTCGACGAACCCGACATGCACCGGTTCATCGCCGCGTTCGCGGCGGCGGCCGGGCACCGGGTCGTCGAGGAGCCGGTCCACCACCGGCCGCGGCTGCGTGGACACTCGAAATACGGCGTCCGTCGCTTCTTCACCGGCTTGGTCGACCTGCTCCGGGTCGCCGGCCGGATCCGCGGCCGCGGGCTGCTGGTGGCCCCGTCGCCCCCTCCATCCGCTCCGGCGGCGACGCGCCACGCCGTGGCCGCGGTGCTGGTGACGGTGGCCCTGGGGGGTGCGGCGGGACGGATCGGTGCGGTGTCGAGCGTCGATCGCTGGGGGCTCGAGAAGCGTCTCGTGGCCGAGGCCGTCGCCAAGGCCAAAGCCGATGGCGAAGCGGCCGACCCGGCCGCGATCCGCAGCCGGATCGAGCGCGAGAAGCGGCTCGTGCGCCCGTTCCTGTCCGCCAACGATCGGAGCCGCTGGCTGACGGTACGGGCTCTGGTCGAGCAGGGGACGTTCGCGATCGACGGGCTCGTCGGTGAGCCGGGATGGGACACGATCGACGCCGTCGCCCATGACGACGGCAGCGGCCGTCTCCGCCTGTACTCGAGCAAGCCGCCGCTGCTCGGTCTGCTCGCCACCGTGCCGTATTGGATCCTCACGCGCCTCACCGGCTGGACGCTCGGCGACCACCCGTTCGAAGTCGGCCGGATGCTGCTGTTTCCCCTCGCCCTGCTGCCGCTGGCGGTGACGCTCGTGTTCACGTGCCGCCTCGTCGAGCGGCTCGGCACCACCGACTGGGGGCGGATCTTCGCGTTCGCCCTGGCCGCCTGCGGCACGCTCCTCTCGACGTTCGTCGTCGCCTTCACAAACCACCTCCCGGCGGCAGCCTGCACGGCCGCCAGCGCCTGGGGGGTGCAACGGATCCGCGGCGACGGGGTGCGCGCCCCGGGGACGTTCGCCGCGACGGGACTGACCGCCGCGCTGGCCGCCGCCTTCGACCTGCCGGCGCTGGCCTGGACGGCGGCGGTCCTCGCGGTCTTGGCGGTGTCCGACCTGCGGAAGACGCTGTTTGCCGCGGTGCCCGCGGCGGCGGTGGTCGCCCTGGCCGCCCTCGCCGCCAACCACGCCGCCCACGGCACCCCCTGGCCGGCCTACTCCCACCGCGGGACCGCCCCGGCGGAGGCAGGCGGACCCGATGCGAACTGGTACGACTACGCGATCACCCTCCCCTCCGGCAAGGTGCTCACCAGTTACTGGCGCGATCCCAAGGGGGTGGACCGTGGTGAAGCGTCGGCACCGTGGTATGCCTTCCACGTGCTCGTCGGGCACCACGGCATCTTCTCGCTCACCCCGGCATGGCTGCTCGTCGTCCCGGGCCTGATGCTGCTGGCCGCTCCGCACCGCCACGCGCGACCGTCCACGCTCCTGGCCATGGCGATCGGCCTGGTGTCGGCGGTCGTGCTCGCCTTCTACCTCACGCGCCCGAAGATCGACCGCAACTATGGCGGCGTCGTCTGCTGCTTCCGCTGGGCGCTGTGGCTCGCTCCCTTGTGGGTGGCGGCCGTCGTCCCGGCGGCCGATCGGCTGTCACGGAGCCGGGCCGGACGGGCGCTGGCGCTGACGCTCCTCGCGCTGTCCGTGCTCTCGGTCACCTACCCGACATGGAATCCCTGGGCTCCACCCTGGATGCAGCAGTGGCTCATCCACGGGGGCTGGCTGCCGGAGTGA
- a CDS encoding RluA family pseudouridine synthase, giving the protein MTVADPIVVSRQAGVMVVAKPPGLPTQAPPGIDSVESWARRRVVGPGGYLGIPHRLDRAVSGVLLLAETPRAARKLSRQFERRQIAKRYAALLACTVAESRPRPGDTWTDWVCKVADEPRARGATAGEPGAREAVTIVQGALPISDDRVAVLLEPLTGRMHQLRLQAALRGTPVVGDTLYGGPSLDGAEWLVVDHRIEPILLHALEITWRDPDDDSSARAVAPLPSSWPAAIAATIARLVEVTPAASPRG; this is encoded by the coding sequence ATGACCGTCGCCGACCCGATCGTCGTCAGTCGGCAGGCGGGGGTGATGGTGGTGGCGAAACCGCCCGGGCTGCCGACGCAGGCGCCGCCGGGCATCGACTCGGTCGAGTCCTGGGCGCGCCGGCGCGTGGTCGGTCCCGGCGGGTATCTGGGGATCCCGCACCGTCTCGACCGGGCGGTGTCGGGTGTCTTGCTCCTCGCGGAGACGCCGCGGGCCGCACGGAAGCTGTCGCGGCAGTTCGAGCGACGGCAGATCGCGAAGCGCTACGCCGCGCTGCTTGCCTGTACGGTGGCCGAGTCGCGTCCCCGGCCCGGTGATACCTGGACGGACTGGGTGTGCAAGGTGGCCGACGAACCACGCGCACGGGGCGCGACGGCAGGCGAGCCGGGCGCGCGCGAGGCCGTGACGATCGTGCAGGGAGCGCTGCCCATCTCCGACGATCGGGTCGCCGTGCTCCTCGAGCCCCTCACCGGTCGGATGCACCAGCTCCGGCTGCAGGCGGCACTGCGCGGCACGCCGGTCGTCGGGGACACGCTCTACGGAGGCCCGTCGCTGGACGGGGCGGAATGGCTCGTGGTCGATCACCGTATCGAGCCGATCCTGCTCCACGCCCTCGAGATCACCTGGCGCGATCCCGACGACGACAGTTCTGCCCGGGCCGTGGCACCGCTGCCGTCGTCGTGGCCGGCGGCGATCGCAGCGACGATCGCCCGACTCGTGGAAGTCACTCCGGCAGCCAGCCCCCGTGGATGA
- a CDS encoding response regulator transcription factor: MAIRVLVVDDHELVHLGCRSVLDGAGFEVVGTVADADSAIRAAADSAPDVILLDARLGDHDGLAAIPALRNAAPRARIVVFSAFAPRAYVSRAAAAGARAYVLKSVPIADLVAALSRVVDGEADHGLGGQRRSKDGGGELAPGSESGLTSRETGVLRLIAGGRSNLEIAADLGISIETVKEHVQAVLRKTALIDRTQAALWALRYGLT, encoded by the coding sequence ATGGCGATCCGGGTGCTCGTCGTCGACGACCATGAATTGGTCCACCTCGGATGCCGGAGCGTCCTCGACGGCGCCGGGTTCGAGGTCGTCGGGACGGTCGCCGACGCCGACAGCGCGATCCGTGCGGCCGCCGACTCGGCACCGGACGTGATCCTTCTCGACGCGCGGCTCGGTGACCACGACGGGCTGGCCGCGATTCCGGCGCTCCGCAACGCCGCCCCCCGGGCGCGCATCGTCGTCTTCTCCGCCTTCGCGCCCCGCGCCTACGTGAGCCGGGCCGCGGCCGCGGGCGCCCGGGCCTACGTCCTCAAGTCGGTGCCGATCGCGGACCTCGTCGCGGCGCTCTCGCGGGTGGTCGATGGCGAAGCCGACCACGGCCTCGGCGGCCAACGGCGCTCGAAAGACGGTGGCGGCGAGCTGGCTCCCGGAAGCGAGTCGGGGCTGACGTCCCGGGAGACGGGCGTCCTCCGGCTGATCGCCGGGGGCCGCAGCAATCTCGAGATCGCCGCGGACCTCGGGATCAGCATCGAGACGGTGAAGGAGCACGTCCAAGCGGTGCTCCGCAAGACGGCGTTGATTGACCGCACCCAGGCAGCGCTGTGGGCGCTGCGGTACGGCCTGACCTGA
- a CDS encoding DUF1559 domain-containing protein, with protein sequence MRSPSIPSSSSRRDPMSSSRARGGFTLVELLVVIAIIGTLVGLLLPAVQAAREAARRSSCANNMRQCGLAALNYESTNKTLPPNRHSKVLPNASGVPTTYSSGAVPQVLILQYLEEANRYQLFDLNYNVNSDAAIAPGIPAKVGANSRARLQDVASYICPSDQSPNNYFGAGRNNLMACTGGANQRGGTPIDGIFAMPFPGAAASASSAQGGPAGTALKGYRTAQVPDGLSKTAMFGEVIRGTKTWNDTNQYDNTTAFNSTTAWTVAQAMDGRTIPQCLPNGNTTTSSWIRYTGHQYYRDLPYTFSFSTTLPPNWNRKVSDLTQQRYNCGTTSFTVAHIAASSYHPGGAMIGYADGSTRFVSDDVDFAVWQATGSREGGENVSLE encoded by the coding sequence ATGCGTTCCCCATCGATTCCATCATCATCTTCGCGGAGAGATCCCATGTCCTCGTCCCGGGCCCGCGGCGGTTTCACGCTCGTGGAACTGCTCGTCGTGATCGCGATCATCGGCACTCTCGTCGGCCTGCTCCTTCCGGCCGTCCAGGCCGCCCGTGAGGCGGCCCGGCGGTCGAGTTGTGCCAACAACATGCGGCAGTGCGGCTTGGCAGCCCTCAACTACGAGAGCACCAACAAGACGCTGCCTCCGAATCGGCATTCAAAGGTGCTCCCGAACGCCAGTGGTGTTCCGACGACGTATTCGTCCGGGGCGGTGCCACAGGTATTGATCCTCCAGTACCTCGAGGAAGCGAATCGCTACCAACTCTTCGACCTCAACTACAACGTGAACAGCGACGCGGCGATCGCCCCGGGCATCCCGGCCAAGGTCGGAGCCAATTCCCGGGCCCGGCTTCAGGACGTGGCGTCGTACATCTGCCCGAGCGACCAGTCGCCGAACAACTACTTCGGCGCCGGCCGCAACAACCTGATGGCATGCACCGGGGGCGCCAACCAGCGCGGCGGAACGCCGATCGACGGGATCTTCGCGATGCCGTTTCCCGGGGCGGCAGCATCGGCCTCGTCGGCACAGGGTGGCCCGGCCGGCACGGCGCTCAAGGGGTATCGCACGGCGCAGGTCCCCGACGGCCTGTCGAAGACGGCGATGTTTGGTGAGGTGATCCGCGGTACGAAGACCTGGAACGATACCAATCAGTACGACAACACCACGGCCTTCAATTCGACCACCGCGTGGACGGTCGCCCAGGCGATGGACGGCCGCACCATTCCCCAGTGCCTTCCCAACGGCAACACGACGACATCGAGCTGGATCCGCTATACCGGGCATCAGTACTATCGCGACCTGCCCTACACGTTCTCGTTCAGCACGACGCTGCCGCCGAACTGGAATCGCAAGGTCTCCGACCTCACCCAGCAGCGCTACAACTGCGGCACGACGTCGTTCACCGTCGCGCACATCGCGGCATCGAGCTACCATCCGGGGGGTGCGATGATCGGCTACGCCGACGGATCGACCCGGTTCGTGTCCGACGACGTCGACTTCGCCGTGTGGCAGGCCACCGGCAGCCGCGAAGGGGGCGAGAACGTTTCCCTCGAGTAA
- a CDS encoding DUF819 family protein — protein MIDSAAGFAAAVLALAGLFPVLAARWPRPFAVVPPIVWSYVATTLLAMAGAWADVPGIAEVRREASARLLPALVFLLMVQCDLRGILGLGPRALAAFACAAGSIVFGLGVAWRVWHGLLPPQGWQAVGCLAGSWVGGTANLYAVGQATGAAPAMVGAALVVDTICYAAWVALLFATVPFADRFDRWSGAARIAVPTPVDEPSGPTTPGHALLWLAAALTVGNAAALAAPHLPADGPLTPATWTLLLVSLAGLAVAPTPLARIPGAGGVGAALLAVAVVSLASAGDVQGLAAVGWLVAVGFTALAIHGLLLAAAARAFGLELALVGIASLASVGGIASTPLLAAAHRRELVPVAVLLALLGYLLGTWAGIGLTALLSPLAGAAS, from the coding sequence ATGATCGATTCCGCCGCCGGATTCGCCGCCGCGGTCCTGGCTCTCGCCGGACTATTCCCCGTTCTTGCCGCTCGGTGGCCGAGGCCATTCGCGGTCGTGCCCCCGATCGTCTGGTCATATGTCGCCACCACGCTGTTGGCCATGGCGGGGGCCTGGGCCGACGTTCCGGGGATCGCCGAGGTTCGTCGCGAAGCGTCTGCCCGGCTGCTCCCGGCGCTGGTGTTTCTGTTGATGGTGCAGTGCGACCTGCGTGGGATCCTCGGCCTCGGGCCGCGGGCGTTGGCGGCGTTTGCCTGCGCAGCCGGCTCGATCGTGTTCGGACTCGGCGTGGCCTGGCGCGTCTGGCACGGCCTGCTGCCGCCACAGGGCTGGCAGGCCGTCGGCTGCCTGGCGGGGAGTTGGGTCGGGGGAACGGCCAACCTGTACGCGGTCGGTCAGGCCACCGGAGCCGCGCCGGCGATGGTGGGGGCGGCACTGGTCGTCGACACGATCTGCTATGCCGCGTGGGTCGCCCTGCTGTTCGCGACGGTGCCGTTCGCGGACCGCTTCGACCGCTGGAGCGGCGCGGCCCGCATCGCCGTGCCCACACCGGTCGACGAGCCGTCGGGTCCGACCACGCCGGGCCATGCGCTGCTCTGGTTGGCAGCCGCGCTGACCGTGGGCAACGCCGCCGCGCTCGCGGCACCGCACCTGCCGGCTGACGGCCCGCTGACGCCTGCCACCTGGACGCTCCTGCTGGTCTCCCTCGCCGGCCTGGCGGTGGCACCCACGCCGCTGGCACGGATTCCGGGAGCGGGCGGGGTCGGGGCAGCGCTGTTGGCGGTCGCCGTCGTCTCCCTGGCATCGGCCGGCGACGTGCAGGGGCTCGCAGCCGTCGGCTGGCTCGTCGCGGTCGGCTTCACGGCGCTGGCGATCCACGGCCTCCTCCTCGCCGCTGCCGCTCGCGCGTTCGGCCTCGAACTGGCGTTGGTGGGGATCGCGTCGCTGGCGAGCGTCGGCGGGATCGCATCGACGCCCCTCCTGGCCGCCGCGCACCGCCGCGAGCTCGTGCCCGTCGCGGTGCTCCTCGCGCTGCTCGGCTATCTTCTCGGAACCTGGGCGGGGATCGGTCTGACGGCCCTGCTTTCCCCCCTCGCCGGAGCCGCGTCATGA
- a CDS encoding NlpC-P60 family protein — MSVARCLLAMALATGGLLSAVAVATEPPVGTGTPFPDTIPAERLTAAFWIDRAAACDTVLLDAAAVSRQNAAVLAAGPGLHDLARLPERLSRDEVLALITGVAAGNKALPVVADPTAAVPDLETLVARDAIPAEVAPRFALAVRRADLRTFPTDLPGRAKPTDTDIDRFQESALFPGTPVAILHTSADGRYAFVVAPHYAAWVAGAALAEGERTTVLGFAGSQPRRVVTGPTARVVVAPPAGAAEEIVVDMGVSLPEVTDWPLGQPLAGQGTLAATVVRFPSRGADGKLVLPPALLPRGADSHPGPLPASRANLLRQAFKFLGERYCWGHRGGGRDCSGFVGECYRSLGLVIPRNSRDQAACTASFGRTAVAPHADREARLKLLGALEPGDLVHVPGHVMMVIGHDGGGPWIIHDSHAATVRGPDGRPRRLPTNSVVISPLEPLLRDDGRSVVEAVTVVQRYLPPSPAR, encoded by the coding sequence ATGAGCGTCGCACGATGCCTCCTGGCCATGGCCCTCGCCACCGGCGGCCTGCTGAGTGCCGTCGCTGTGGCGACGGAGCCGCCGGTCGGCACCGGCACGCCATTTCCCGACACGATCCCGGCCGAACGGCTCACCGCGGCATTCTGGATCGACCGGGCCGCGGCCTGTGACACGGTGCTGCTCGATGCCGCGGCCGTCTCCCGGCAGAACGCCGCGGTCCTCGCCGCCGGGCCCGGCCTCCACGACCTCGCGCGGCTGCCGGAACGGCTGTCGCGCGACGAGGTCCTGGCGCTGATCACCGGCGTGGCGGCGGGAAACAAGGCCCTCCCCGTCGTCGCCGATCCCACCGCCGCGGTGCCCGACCTCGAGACGCTCGTGGCCCGCGACGCGATCCCCGCCGAGGTCGCGCCGCGGTTCGCCCTCGCGGTCCGCCGGGCCGACCTGCGGACGTTTCCCACCGATCTCCCGGGGCGGGCCAAACCCACCGACACCGACATCGACCGGTTCCAGGAATCGGCGCTGTTTCCCGGCACGCCGGTGGCGATCCTCCACACCAGCGCCGACGGCCGCTATGCCTTCGTCGTCGCCCCGCACTACGCCGCCTGGGTCGCCGGCGCGGCACTTGCAGAGGGAGAGCGCACGACGGTGCTCGGCTTCGCGGGGAGCCAGCCGAGGCGCGTCGTCACCGGCCCCACCGCGCGGGTGGTCGTGGCCCCACCGGCCGGCGCGGCCGAGGAGATCGTCGTCGACATGGGGGTGTCGCTTCCCGAGGTGACCGACTGGCCGCTCGGCCAGCCCCTCGCCGGCCAGGGGACGCTCGCGGCGACCGTCGTCCGATTCCCGTCGCGCGGCGCCGACGGCAAGCTCGTGCTCCCCCCCGCGCTGCTGCCCCGCGGCGCCGACTCCCATCCCGGGCCGCTCCCGGCGAGTCGGGCCAATCTCCTCCGCCAGGCGTTCAAGTTCCTCGGCGAGCGCTACTGCTGGGGCCACCGTGGCGGGGGCCGCGACTGCAGCGGATTCGTCGGCGAGTGTTACCGCAGCCTCGGGCTCGTCATCCCGCGCAACAGCCGCGACCAGGCCGCCTGCACGGCGTCGTTCGGCCGGACGGCGGTCGCGCCCCACGCCGACCGGGAGGCGCGGCTAAAGCTGCTGGGAGCGCTCGAGCCGGGTGATCTCGTCCACGTCCCCGGACACGTGATGATGGTCATCGGCCACGACGGAGGCGGCCCCTGGATCATCCACGACTCCCACGCCGCCACGGTGCGCGGCCCCGACGGCCGCCCGCGGCGGCTGCCGACCAATTCGGTCGTCATCTCGCCGCTCGAACCACTGCTGCGTGACGACGGCCGGAGCGTGGTCGAGGCCGTCACCGTCGTGCAGCGCTACCTGCCGCCATCCCCCGCGCGGTGA
- a CDS encoding dipeptide epimerase — protein MTTGITLAHSRFELPLRHVFTIARGSVAVQETFVVQLGEGGERGYGEATTNPFYGQSIGRMAAAAERVRPILAGATTDDLDATLARVAAALPDEPFARCALDMALHDLAARRAGQGLAAWWGLDRSRGPVSNFTIGIDTIAVMCEKLAAAADWPIYKIKLGTADDLAIVRELRRHTDRPFRVDANCGWSAEQAIALSRPLADLGVEFIEQPLPPGDPVMAEVFRRSALPVFADESCAAEGDVDGCAGRFHGINIKLVKCGGLAPARRMIARARDLGLAVMVGCMTESTVGISALAQLVPLLDHVDMDGAALLAADIASGVRVVAGRATFPDRTGTGVELLGGALSTTSRADGT, from the coding sequence ATGACCACCGGGATCACGCTCGCCCACTCGCGCTTCGAGCTGCCGCTGCGGCACGTGTTCACGATCGCGCGCGGCAGCGTCGCCGTCCAGGAGACGTTCGTCGTCCAGCTCGGCGAAGGGGGCGAGCGCGGGTACGGCGAGGCGACCACCAACCCGTTCTACGGGCAATCGATCGGGCGGATGGCGGCCGCGGCCGAGCGTGTCCGGCCGATCCTCGCGGGGGCGACGACGGACGATCTCGACGCGACGCTCGCCCGTGTCGCCGCGGCGCTGCCCGACGAGCCGTTCGCACGCTGCGCCCTCGACATGGCGCTCCACGACCTCGCCGCGAGGCGCGCGGGGCAGGGCCTGGCGGCGTGGTGGGGCCTCGACCGGTCGCGCGGGCCGGTCTCCAACTTCACCATCGGCATCGACACGATCGCCGTGATGTGTGAAAAGCTCGCCGCCGCCGCCGACTGGCCGATCTACAAGATCAAGCTCGGCACCGCCGACGACCTGGCGATCGTCCGCGAATTGCGCCGTCACACCGACCGGCCGTTCCGCGTCGACGCCAACTGCGGCTGGTCGGCCGAGCAGGCGATCGCCCTCTCGCGCCCGCTCGCCGACCTCGGGGTCGAGTTCATCGAGCAGCCGCTGCCACCGGGCGATCCTGTCATGGCGGAGGTCTTCCGGCGCTCGGCCCTGCCCGTGTTCGCCGACGAGAGCTGCGCCGCGGAAGGCGACGTCGACGGCTGCGCGGGGCGGTTTCACGGGATCAACATCAAGCTGGTGAAGTGCGGCGGGCTGGCGCCGGCGCGGCGGATGATCGCCCGGGCGCGCGATCTGGGCCTGGCGGTGATGGTCGGCTGCATGACGGAGTCGACCGTCGGCATCTCGGCACTGGCGCAGCTCGTCCCGCTCCTCGATCACGTCGACATGGATGGCGCGGCCTTGCTCGCCGCCGACATCGCCAGCGGCGTGCGCGTGGTCGCGGGGCGGGCGACGTTTCCCGACCGCACCGGGACCGGTGTGGAATTGCTCGGCGGCGCGCTGTCGACGACGAGCCGGGCGGACGGAACCTGA
- a CDS encoding DUF1611 domain-containing protein, which translates to MAGQGPADRPRRRMVLLTEGHCADPVIAKTASCLLRYCPDEVDAILDATAAGRTAAVVLGVGGAIPVIGRLADAPHATHLVIGIAPPGGRVPDAWRPVLLEALGRGMTVVSGLHDFLGDDPTLAAAAARHGARIVDVRRNDERDVASRLGIREECTRILTIGTDCSIGKMVAAVELARGLGRRGVDAKFVATGQTGIMVEGDGCPIDRVIADFVNGAVEKLVLANQHHDVLVVEGQATITHPRYSGVSLGLLHGAMPHGMILVHEPGRVHHGGLPHVALPSLERVIAAYETMAEFSGGGKVIAVALNTRSLDAAAAAAERRSIADRLGLPTADPVRDGSDDLVAAVERLRRERGAAPRGGSA; encoded by the coding sequence ATGGCCGGGCAAGGACCTGCCGACCGACCCCGGAGGCGGATGGTGCTGCTCACCGAGGGCCACTGCGCCGATCCGGTGATCGCCAAGACGGCCTCCTGCCTCCTCCGCTACTGCCCCGACGAGGTCGATGCGATCCTCGACGCCACGGCGGCGGGGCGCACCGCCGCGGTCGTGCTCGGCGTCGGCGGGGCGATCCCGGTGATCGGCCGGCTCGCCGACGCACCCCACGCGACGCATCTGGTGATCGGCATTGCCCCCCCCGGCGGCCGCGTTCCCGACGCCTGGCGGCCGGTCCTGCTCGAGGCGCTCGGCCGCGGGATGACGGTCGTCTCCGGCCTCCACGACTTCCTCGGCGATGATCCCACCTTGGCCGCCGCCGCGGCGCGGCATGGCGCCCGGATCGTCGACGTCCGCCGCAACGACGAGCGCGACGTCGCCTCGCGCCTCGGGATCCGCGAGGAGTGCACGCGGATCCTCACGATCGGGACCGACTGCTCGATCGGCAAGATGGTCGCGGCGGTCGAGCTTGCGCGCGGCCTCGGCCGCCGCGGGGTCGACGCCAAGTTCGTCGCCACCGGCCAGACGGGGATCATGGTCGAGGGGGACGGCTGCCCGATCGACCGCGTGATCGCCGACTTCGTCAACGGCGCCGTCGAGAAGCTCGTCCTCGCCAACCAGCACCACGACGTGCTCGTCGTCGAGGGGCAGGCGACGATCACCCACCCGCGCTATTCGGGCGTGTCGCTCGGCCTGCTCCACGGGGCGATGCCGCACGGGATGATCCTCGTCCACGAGCCGGGGCGGGTTCACCACGGCGGGCTGCCGCACGTGGCGCTGCCGTCGCTGGAACGCGTGATCGCCGCCTACGAGACGATGGCGGAGTTCTCCGGCGGCGGAAAGGTGATCGCCGTCGCCCTCAACACGCGCTCGCTCGACGCTGCCGCGGCCGCCGCGGAGCGCCGATCCATCGCCGATCGGCTCGGCCTGCCGACGGCCGATCCGGTCCGCGACGGCAGCGACGACCTCGTCGCCGCGGTCGAACGGCTCCGTCGAGAGCGTGGGGCTGCGCCCCGGGGAGGATCGGCATGA